The Methanobacterium sp. genomic interval TATAACTCATATTAAAATATAGTAAAAAGGCATTCATTATAATGCCTGATAAGTTTTAATTAACCTCCGCCGTCGCAGAGTTCTGTACTCATATCTACATCTTCAAATGTGCGTTTCTTCATTCTTTTGACTTTTTCTGCAGCCTCTTCTTTTTTGAGTTTGCTTTCGATTTTAGCTTCTTCCGCTTTATCGATTGCCTGGATAAACTGGCTGTTGTACCAGAGATCAGTGCTGTCCACCTTTATCCATGATTCGTTATTTTCGCTTTTAATGTCTATGATCTTTCCAATTGTCCCTGTTCCATTGTATATAACATATGAGCCTTTTTCAATTGGTTTTCCACATGAATCAAGACTTTCCATATATTTTTACCCCCTATCATTTAGTGAGTGTGAGTCTTTTTTTAGGTTTTTCCTCTTCTTCCTCCACAATTTCTTCAATACTGGACAATTCAATGTTTAAAAGTAAATAATCTCCTATTTGACTTATATCTTCTGGTTTAAACTCAAAATTCTTATTTCTCCACATTTCACCAGTAGACACTGTGATGCTATTAATTACTCCTTCTTTAGGCATTACATCCAGATCAGTTACTTTACCTATTTCCACTGCATTTTTATCAAGAACTTTTTTACCTAAAAATTCACTTACTTGCATGGCTTTTCCTCCGATGAATCAATGTAATATTATTTTGTTTTACATTAAATTTAATGATTGTTTTGATCTATTGTTTTTATATAATTTAATTATAGTAATCTTAAGATGTTATTCATAGTCATTTTATGACCTGAAAAACCCTTAAACGACGAACACCATGAAGAAAATGTTGAATTCATACATTAGTCGTATTTAAGAACCTTCCCTGCTCTATTATTTCGCAACAAAAATATCTCGCATTAAACTTAACCTATGAGATCTTCATTTTAATCTTCAAATGCATAAAATTTATTTTTTGTTAGCCAGAAATCTTCTAATGAGCTTATTGTTTCTTCAAATTCTTTAAAATCCACAGGTTTAACTAAATATGCGTTTGCATGATGCTTATATGCGTTATATATGTCTTCTTTATCATTAGAAGTTGTTAATATGATTACAGGTATTATTTTTAGTTCATCATGGTTCTTTATTTCTTTTAATATTTCTCTACCATCTTTTTTAGGTAAATTTAAGTCCAATAGTATAATTGAAGGGGTTTTAGCATTTTTATAGTTACCTTTTTTATATAAATAGTCCATTGCTTCTTTGCCGTCTCCAATGTCTATAATATCATTTTTAATTTGAAACCCATTAAAAACTTCTTTTATTAGACGCACATCAGCAGGGTTATCCTCAACCAGTAAAACTGTAATTCCCTCAATTTCATTCAATAAAAATCACCTATATATTAATATGTTGTTATTATTATTTATTTCATTATTATATTATAGTGAAAATTCAAACATTTTCAATGTGGTTTATGACCAGTTTGCCTCGGCGGCTAAAGCAAAGTTACTACCATGGTCGGCATTATTAGAGAATTCAATTTTTAATTCTATTGTTGAATTCAATTGTTGGATTAAATGATAAAATTATTTATATTACATTTAGAAATTGAATAATGGGGTAATTAAGTTGGTAAAAATCAGAAGTAAATTTTCAGTTATATTTGGTTTTATTTTGATGATTCTAATGGTTTTACCCCCTAATATGTCCTTGATTAGATTAAATTTGTTTTTATTTTCAATATACATAATTTTAGATGGAATTTTTTATAATAAAGCAGGATTATTGTCCATATTAATTGGTTTTGCAATTCTAGCATCTGCTTTCATTTGGTTGATAACTCAAAATGTATATTTATATTCTTTAGATGTAGTCGTAAGTATTATTACAGGATTAATGGGTTTATTATTAGGAATAATGGTTTATTCTGGCCATGTATCTGAAAAATGGATACGTGGAGCTTTAGATTAATTCTTTTTAAAATAATTCGCGAAGCGGTATTTGCAGTCCTTAGACGCAGTCTTCTCCTGGGAGGTGGCGGGGTATTTTGTTAAATACATTGTAATGACGAACGTGAACTTTTTAAAATAAATAATAGTTAATGTTCATGCCTGGTTTAACATTCAAAAATCTCTCAAAATTCGTAGAATTTTGGGGCACGAAAAACTTTGTTTTCCATAGCTTTGATTTTTGGTATATTTTGTGGCGTTAAACTGTCAAAATTCAAGGAATTTTGACGCACCGAAAATCGAAGATTTTCAATAGCTTTGTTATAACATCAGTATTTAACGAAAAGAGAGAATTACAACGTTAACTCTATAATTTCCCAGTTTCGCTTTAGATTTCAAGGAAAAGAATTTATTAAATTTAATAGTGAATAAGTGCCCCATAATGCATTGTCTAAGATTGTAATGTTTAAATGACATATGGTAAACTTCCATTAATATCGCAGATAAAGACAAGATTAACATGATATTCCAGAATTTTATTGGAAATACTTTGAAATTCAGAAGGGAATATGTAAAACCTATAAATTCATATTTCAGCCAAAAAAAGGTAAAAATGAATATGTATTTTCAATTTCTGATAAGGAATTGAATAAGTAGAACAATATTCTGACAGTATTTGAAATGTTCAAACAATTACATTCAATTGGAGAATATCATGTGCATGAATAGGATAAGCAATTGTTAAGAGGATTATTGATCATCATAGGGCATATCTGGGTTGAATAAGAGTTAGGAAAGAGTTCAACATTCCTGTTGAAACTGTTAAAAATGAGAAACCATTTATTACATCTGGAAAATTAACTGATTAAACTGTTTATTAGTTAATTACATGAAGTATTGGTGAACCTTTCATGATTCACCTAAATTCAAGTCAAATAAAAAAAAAAGATAAATATTAAAGGAGCCGAAGCCAGGGGATAATATTAAATGAAATCAATTTAAACGACTATTTTCAAAAAATAGTAGTTATAACAACTCGAATAATTAATTAATTTTGATATTAAATTTATTAATTTGATTGAACAATAAATATAATACATGAAGTCTTCCCTAAAAATATTCACAGTATTCGGAATTCCCATTGAATTACATATCTCTTTTCTCTTGTTAATGGTCTTTATTTATATTGTAGCTTTTATTGGTGCTATTTCATTATATCTGGCATTTTTAATCACATTACTCTTTATAACTGTTGTTATACATGAATTAAGCCATTCTTACGTTGCTCAAAGATATGGGGTTAATATTGAAAAAATAGTGCTCTTTCCAATAGGTGGAGTCTCCGCTATGGAGGAGATTCCCAAAGATCCTGCTCAAGAGCTTAAAATAGCGGTTGCAGGGCCTTTAACAAATATTATTATAGCTTTATTTTGTCTTGTATTGATTTTAATTCTTGGTTACACTGAATTTTTAACGTTATCATCAATATTTATATTAAGTGCTGGAGAAAGCAGTTTAGCCCTGTTTCTTACCAATTTTTTAGGTGTGAATCTGGTTTTAGGCATTTTCAATCTGCTTCCTGCCTTTCCAATGGACGGAGGGAGAGTTTTAAGGGCTTATCTTGCAAGAAAAAGAGATTATGTGGATGCAACTAAAACTGCAGCTAGAGTTGGAAAACAGTTTGCAATTTTAATGGCTATTGCTGGAGTGATTTTATTTAACTTCATTTTAATATTAATTGCAATATTCATCTATCTGGGTGCAGATCAGGAGTATCAGGCGATATTAGTTTCAAACATGCTGGAAGGAGTTCAGGTTAAAGATATTATGACCAGAGATGTGAAAACGTTAAATCCAGATAACACTGTTTCTGAAGCCCTTTACACCATGTTCCAGCAAAAACACATGGGCTATCCTGTAAAAGACCATAATAAACTCGTTGGCATAATAACTTTTGATGATATCTCCAGAATACCTGAAGATAAAAGAGATACACTTATTGGAGATATAATGACTAAAGATCTTATTTTAGCCCATCCAGATGAAGGAGTAGCCACTGTTTTTGAAAAAATCAATAGAAAAGCTGTTGGAAGATTACCTGTGGTTCAAAACGGCGAATTGGTGGGGATAGTTTCAAAAACAGATATAATTAAGATACTTGAAATGTTAGAAGCCAAATATAAATCCAGGGAATAGTTAGATTAATTCATATTTTTTCAGTTTATATTCAATTTATCATTATCTTACGTACCTAAATATCTCACGATCAGGACACTTTATTAAATCATTTATAGGCTTCATCAAATTAGACATTTCTGTAATCTATGTTGAAATAACCATGCAAATCTATTAAATCATGCTGTTT includes:
- a CDS encoding DUF2098 domain-containing protein translates to MESLDSCGKPIEKGSYVIYNGTGTIGKIIDIKSENNESWIKVDSTDLWYNSQFIQAIDKAEEAKIESKLKKEEAAEKVKRMKKRTFEDVDMSTELCDGGG
- a CDS encoding PRC-barrel domain-containing protein — translated: MQVSEFLGKKVLDKNAVEIGKVTDLDVMPKEGVINSITVSTGEMWRNKNFEFKPEDISQIGDYLLLNIELSSIEEIVEEEEEKPKKRLTLTK
- a CDS encoding response regulator, producing MNEIEGITVLLVEDNPADVRLIKEVFNGFQIKNDIIDIGDGKEAMDYLYKKGNYKNAKTPSIILLDLNLPKKDGREILKEIKNHDELKIIPVIILTTSNDKEDIYNAYKHHANAYLVKPVDFKEFEETISSLEDFWLTKNKFYAFED
- a CDS encoding M50 family metallopeptidase, whose translation is MVFIYIVAFIGAISLYLAFLITLLFITVVIHELSHSYVAQRYGVNIEKIVLFPIGGVSAMEEIPKDPAQELKIAVAGPLTNIIIALFCLVLILILGYTEFLTLSSIFILSAGESSLALFLTNFLGVNLVLGIFNLLPAFPMDGGRVLRAYLARKRDYVDATKTAARVGKQFAILMAIAGVILFNFILILIAIFIYLGADQEYQAILVSNMLEGVQVKDIMTRDVKTLNPDNTVSEALYTMFQQKHMGYPVKDHNKLVGIITFDDISRIPEDKRDTLIGDIMTKDLILAHPDEGVATVFEKINRKAVGRLPVVQNGELVGIVSKTDIIKILEMLEAKYKSRE